The proteins below are encoded in one region of Aestuariivirga litoralis:
- the speB gene encoding agmatinase, translating to MTDFNQPTSGLVTPRFGGIATWGRLPHVPLEEAKNVDIGIVGIPWDGGTTNRPGPRHGPRQIRDQSSMVRRMHQVTKVVPYDLAHVADLGDCPVNPANVEDALKRVETYFKKLVAKGIRPLSAGGDHLSSLPVLRAVGEKKPVAMIHFDAHTDLYDSYFGGFKYTHGTPFKRAIEENLIDPKRVIQIGLRGSMYDNSDFDYAEEVGVRIVRIEEAMEKGPKAVMAEARKIVGDSEVYVSFDIDMLDPVYAPGTGTPEIGGFTTFQAQQMLRELRGLNIVGADVVEVSPPFDPSGMTAYAGAVMMFEILCSMAEAVAKRR from the coding sequence ATGACCGATTTCAACCAACCCACTTCGGGCCTCGTCACGCCGCGCTTTGGCGGCATTGCCACCTGGGGCCGCCTGCCGCATGTGCCGCTGGAAGAAGCAAAGAATGTGGATATCGGAATTGTCGGCATTCCGTGGGATGGCGGCACGACCAACCGCCCCGGCCCGCGCCATGGGCCCCGCCAGATCCGCGACCAGTCATCGATGGTGCGACGCATGCACCAAGTCACCAAAGTGGTGCCCTATGATCTGGCTCATGTCGCGGATTTGGGCGATTGCCCAGTGAACCCCGCCAATGTGGAAGATGCGCTGAAGCGCGTGGAAACATATTTCAAGAAGCTGGTCGCCAAGGGCATCCGCCCGCTGTCAGCTGGTGGTGATCATTTGTCCTCGCTTCCCGTGTTGCGCGCCGTGGGTGAAAAGAAGCCGGTGGCGATGATCCATTTCGATGCCCACACCGATTTGTATGACAGCTATTTCGGCGGCTTCAAATATACCCACGGCACGCCCTTCAAGCGCGCCATCGAGGAAAACCTGATTGACCCAAAGAGAGTGATCCAGATCGGCCTGCGCGGCTCGATGTATGACAATTCAGATTTCGATTATGCCGAAGAAGTCGGCGTGCGCATCGTGCGCATCGAAGAGGCAATGGAAAAGGGCCCCAAGGCGGTGATGGCTGAAGCCCGCAAGATCGTGGGCGACTCGGAAGTCTATGTGTCCTTCGATATCGACATGCTGGATCCGGTTTATGCGCCCGGCACCGGCACGCCGGAAATCGGCGGCTTCACCACCTTCCAGGCCCAGCAAATGCTGCGCGAACTGCGCGGATTGAATATTGTCGGCGCAGATGTGGTGGAGGTGTCCCCGCCCTTCGATCCCTCAGGCATGACGGCCTATGCGGGTGCGGTGATGATGTTTGAAATCCTGTGCAGCATGGCGGAAGCGGTGGCCAAGCGCCGCTGA